The genomic segment GGTCCTACCCTAAAATCTTCATTTAATGAATTTATTTTCTCTACTTCTTCGTCAGTCAAATCAAAATCGAATATTTGTGAATTTTCTATTATTCTGCTTTCATTTATAGACTTAGGAATAGTCACAACATCATTTTGAATATCCCAACGTAATATTACTTGTGCAACAGATTTATTATGGCTTTTAGCAATCTCTTTTAATACTTCATTATCAAATAACTTGCCAACCATAAGTGGTGACCATGCTTCAACTTGAATATTATTTTGTTTACAAAACTCTCTCACCTTCATTTGTGTTAAGCGAGGATGAAATTCTATTTGATTTACCATCGGGTTAATTTCTGAATCCTTCATTAAATCCTCAAGATGGCTTACTTGAAAATTACTTACTCCTATAGACTTCACTTTTCCTTGTTTATATAAGTATTCTAAAGCTCTCCAAGCATCCTTATACTTTCCTGCTACAGGCCAATGTATAAGATATAAATCTAAGTAATCAAGTCCAAGCCTATTTAAACTTTCATCATAAGCCTTTATTGCAGACTCATATCCTAAATCAGCATTCCAAACCTTAGATGTTATAAATAACTCTTCTCTGGAAATACCAGCTTCTTTTATCCCTTCTGCAATTCCTTTCCCCATACTCACTTCATTGCCATAAACAGCTGCACCATCAATACTTCTATAACCATGCTTTATTGCAGCCTTTACTGCATTAGCTAGTTCTGGAGTATCTTCTGCTCTAAAAACACCAAGACCTAATAATGGCATTTTTACGCCATTACTTAAAGTTACTGTTTTATCAAACTTACTTATCATACTCTCTTTCTCCTTATAAATTATTAATTTAGTCATTATCCTCTTAAACTCTATCTTATGAAGTTAGTAAATACTTTCTCTTCAGCTTCACTTTCTTCTA from the Clostridium beijerinckii genome contains:
- a CDS encoding aldo/keto reductase, translating into MISKFDKTVTLSNGVKMPLLGLGVFRAEDTPELANAVKAAIKHGYRSIDGAAVYGNEVSMGKGIAEGIKEAGISREELFITSKVWNADLGYESAIKAYDESLNRLGLDYLDLYLIHWPVAGKYKDAWRALEYLYKQGKVKSIGVSNFQVSHLEDLMKDSEINPMVNQIEFHPRLTQMKVREFCKQNNIQVEAWSPLMVGKLFDNEVLKEIAKSHNKSVAQVILRWDIQNDVVTIPKSINESRIIENSQIFDFDLTDEEVEKINSLNEDFRVGPDPDNFDF